In one window of Bradyrhizobium sp. AZCC 1721 DNA:
- a CDS encoding DUF1330 domain-containing protein produces MSVYIIAQLKFTRRELYDRYQARFMGVFKKFRGKLLVADADPVVLEGEWPRDKVVIMEFPDDAAAKEFQNSPEYQEISVDRKAGADAIVLTVRGL; encoded by the coding sequence ATGAGCGTCTACATCATCGCCCAGTTGAAGTTCACCCGCCGCGAACTCTACGATCGCTATCAGGCGCGTTTCATGGGCGTATTCAAGAAATTCCGTGGCAAGCTGCTGGTAGCGGACGCAGATCCGGTCGTACTGGAAGGCGAATGGCCGCGCGACAAGGTCGTGATCATGGAATTTCCCGATGACGCCGCGGCAAAGGAATTTCAGAATTCGCCGGAATATCAGGAAATCTCCGTCGATCGCAAAGCGGGCGCCGACGCCATCGTGCTGACGGTAAGGGGATTGTAG